Proteins found in one Dehalococcoidia bacterium genomic segment:
- a CDS encoding 3-phenylpropionate/cinnamic acid dioxygenase subunit beta: MDESQSAAVARLLLQREVEEWLFHEAELLDERRFAAWLELLAEDVRYWMPLRRNVRAGEQAAREATREQRDIAWFDEGKETLRKRVQQIETGIHWAEEPLSRLCHLVTNVQILADDGAELRVKSRFLLYRNRLQEETDILVGKREDTLRRVAGGLLLARRAITLDQNVLLAKNLTFFL, translated from the coding sequence ATGGACGAGTCCCAATCCGCCGCCGTCGCCCGGCTGCTGCTGCAGCGCGAGGTCGAAGAGTGGCTCTTCCACGAGGCCGAGCTGCTGGACGAGCGGCGCTTCGCCGCGTGGCTCGAGCTGCTGGCCGAGGACGTGCGTTACTGGATGCCGCTGCGCCGCAACGTGCGCGCCGGCGAACAGGCGGCGCGCGAGGCCACGCGCGAGCAGCGGGACATCGCCTGGTTCGACGAGGGCAAGGAGACGCTGCGCAAGCGCGTGCAGCAGATCGAGACGGGCATTCACTGGGCGGAGGAGCCGCTCTCGCGCCTCTGCCACCTGGTCACCAACGTGCAGATCCTGGCCGATGACGGCGCCGAGCTGCGCGTGAAGAGCCGCTTCCTGCTCTACCGCAACCGCCTGCAAGAAGAGACGGACATCCTCGTGGGCAAGCGCGAGGACACGCTGCGCCGCGTCGCGGGCGGCCTGCTGCTCGCCCGCCGCGCGATCACACTCGACCAGAACGTGCTGCTGGCGAAGAACCTCACGTTCTTTCTCTAG
- a CDS encoding SMP-30/gluconolactonase/LRE family protein: MASEAIETLAFGYGLIEGPRLDAGDNLYFSDVHNGGVFRRAPDGTIATVIPKRRGVGGIALHAEGGLVVSGRDICHVREGETRVLFAPENTPGFNDLFTDRWGAVYAGTVRSDPFAQGGQRTPGELWRISGAGEATQVYDGVGLSNGIGFSPDERLLYHSDSAARAIYISDVHGRGQVSGRRVFARVELGVPDGLAVDAEGGVWVAVFQGGCVARYRPDGSLERTLSVPASAVTSLCFGGEGRQDLYIVTADNSEAPERGGTIFRTRADVAGLPAPLARV, from the coding sequence ATGGCGAGCGAGGCGATCGAGACGCTGGCGTTCGGCTACGGGCTGATCGAGGGGCCGCGCCTCGACGCCGGCGACAACCTCTACTTCAGCGACGTGCACAACGGCGGCGTCTTTCGCCGCGCCCCCGACGGCACGATCGCGACGGTCATCCCCAAACGGCGCGGCGTGGGCGGCATCGCCCTGCATGCCGAGGGCGGCCTCGTCGTCTCCGGCCGCGATATCTGCCACGTGCGCGAGGGCGAGACGCGCGTGCTGTTCGCGCCGGAGAACACCCCTGGCTTCAACGACCTGTTCACCGACCGTTGGGGCGCCGTCTACGCCGGCACCGTGCGCAGCGACCCGTTCGCGCAGGGCGGCCAGCGCACGCCGGGCGAGCTGTGGCGCATCTCCGGCGCGGGCGAGGCGACGCAGGTCTACGACGGCGTCGGCCTCAGCAACGGCATCGGCTTCTCGCCCGACGAGCGGCTGCTCTACCATTCCGACAGCGCCGCCCGCGCCATCTATATCAGCGACGTGCACGGCCGCGGCCAGGTCTCCGGCCGGCGCGTCTTCGCCCGGGTCGAGCTGGGCGTGCCCGACGGCCTGGCGGTGGATGCCGAGGGCGGCGTCTGGGTGGCCGTGTTCCAGGGCGGCTGCGTGGCGCGCTACCGGCCGGACGGCTCGCTGGAACGCACGCTCTCCGTGCCGGCGAGCGCCGTCACCAGCCTCTGCTTCGGCGGCGAGGGGCGGCAAGACCTCTACATCGTCACGGCCGACAACAGCGAGGCGCCCGAGCGCGGCGGCACGATCTTCCGCACGCGCGCGGACGTCGCCGGCCTGCCCGCGCCGCTCGCCCGCGTTTGA
- a CDS encoding D-2-hydroxyacid dehydrogenase, whose translation MSFKLVMLPPYFEESWPQKIREAVPDAVVSACATDEEAAREIVDADAAYGTVPPDLFARARRLRWIAAPLAGLGGGWFYDALVQSDVVVTNMRGSYNEHLSAHALAFLLAFARRLDHYAAQRRWRRGPRPIDLTRATVLIVGVGGSGSEASKQCAAFGLRVLGCDPRTTEPAPGMAELFPPERLAQRLGEADFVLVTVPETPDTLGMFNAAFFAWMKRGAYFINIGRGGTCVTADLIAALRSGQLGGAGLDVVAPEPLPDDSPLWSLPNVLITPHVAIAGAPYQQKWEEILLENCRRFAAGRPLLNVVDKRKWF comes from the coding sequence ATGAGCTTCAAGCTGGTGATGCTGCCGCCCTACTTCGAGGAGAGCTGGCCGCAGAAGATCCGAGAGGCCGTGCCCGACGCCGTGGTCAGCGCCTGCGCCACCGACGAAGAGGCGGCCCGGGAGATCGTGGACGCGGACGCCGCCTACGGCACGGTGCCGCCCGACCTCTTCGCCCGCGCCCGGCGGCTGCGCTGGATCGCCGCGCCGCTCGCCGGCCTCGGCGGCGGCTGGTTCTACGACGCGCTGGTGCAGAGCGACGTCGTCGTCACCAACATGCGCGGCAGCTACAACGAGCATCTCTCGGCCCACGCGCTGGCCTTCCTGCTCGCCTTCGCCCGCCGCCTCGACCACTACGCGGCGCAGCGCCGCTGGCGGCGCGGCCCGAGGCCGATCGACCTGACGCGGGCGACGGTGCTGATCGTCGGCGTCGGCGGCTCCGGCAGCGAGGCGAGCAAGCAGTGCGCCGCCTTCGGCCTGCGCGTGCTCGGCTGCGACCCGCGCACGACCGAGCCGGCGCCCGGCATGGCGGAGCTGTTTCCGCCCGAGCGGCTGGCGCAACGGCTGGGCGAGGCCGACTTCGTGCTCGTCACCGTGCCGGAAACGCCGGACACGCTGGGCATGTTCAACGCCGCCTTCTTCGCGTGGATGAAGCGTGGCGCATACTTCATCAATATCGGCCGCGGCGGCACCTGCGTCACGGCCGACCTGATCGCGGCGCTGCGCTCGGGCCAGCTCGGCGGCGCCGGGTTGGACGTGGTCGCGCCGGAGCCGTTGCCCGACGACAGTCCACTCTGGTCGCTGCCCAACGTGCTGATCACGCCGCATGTGGCGATCGCCGGCGCGCCCTACCAGCAGAAGTGGGAGGAGATCCTGCTGGAGAACTGCCGCCGCTTTGCCGCCGGCCGGCCGCTGCTCAACGTCGTCGACAAGCGGAAGTGGTTCTGA